agaaagtgtcagattagtagattttgcaTACACGAACATTtgacaaggtaagttcgtgtaactaatttgagaatttatatgtattaattgaattgtatgtatgtgaTTATATTATTGCCATCTATATGAAATTAATTACATATCTAACGATGACCGACAAgtattaagtcccgtttgaataaatgaaattcgatggatatagggttctcatattggttgtggtcctgcatgtgttacggacacaccacagctcgaaagagcgtcccgttattagctctcatgagcttcccgttaatagctcttcggagcatcccgattggttgtgatcatgcatgtgttgtggacacaccgcagctcttataagcgtcccgatatatggctctccgaagcttcccgatattggctcgcTTGAAATTCTTGACATTGGCttgtatgagcttcccgttagtgGCTTTCCGGAGCTTCccattacatggctcacatgagcttcctgttatgtGGCTCGAAAGAGTTTCCCGTTTATGTGCTCATATGAGtattcccgaatatgaattgacggatcttagatttgtacacttcgtgcGCATTACCTGGGTATCAATCGATATTTTATatgattcaacgggcaaaattctgatatgagaaaatatatgaattcaaagtgaaACGTTATCTGTATATACACgaaatacataaaaatttgatgttgATGAGCTTATATATAACTCTTGATAttcatgtgaaataaatgactaacatgtttgacaAAGTTGTGtgtttaggctattagccaaattacttggatgcattttgtatgtttattttaatgaataaatggtaagttaattttctgttatacgaacttattaagcaataaaatgcttactctggtttatttttccttgttttatagttaTTCAGAAGCTCATTGGGTTGGAGACTTGGCGAAGatatctcacactatccatcggctcattTCGATATATATAGTAAAACCCTtttgattataatggcatgtataggtgatttTGGCCAAagatggcatgtaaatgtttggtTGAAGTTAGTCATTTGAATGGCTTGTGTTtgttatgttttgatgaatatatataagtagatttatcatgtttaaagTATGAGTTTGAttatgcatatatgcatttgATACCTAGGTAAGTATGAATATTAAGATGACATGATAATAAATTGTATTTTGAGGTGCCTAATAAcacattggttgtatgtggtATTATGTCACGTTTAAGACATGATTATGGGTGTTGTAAATCCCTATACCCGGTTCGACCCAAGaaacctgatataggaatattacatttggtgccaaagtgattttggctaatcactaatatatttgaacataaaaaaaaagttgttataacttatattttagtccctactacttggaacacacttgatcttcctaagtacatgccattttattcaaaattttgaaacatacccTCTTGGCACTTGGAGATGAGATGAGATGGATGTCCACGACCTCAACTACGACTCTTCAAAATCACTTTACCTACGCGTTGAAAATAAACGCGTTAAGTCGGTAAAGACTTAGTAAGTACCCATGATATTTAAATTCtattaaatttcttaatttttgaTATCTcatttctttgtttatttatcatattcatttgtaactttttacttatttcacaatttagtctttaagacCTCAAATCAACTTATAACTTTTTATACAtgtatcatatttcaccatttagtgtaaattttcatgatttttctcattatttctttcacagtttattttttaatttaatatttcaaacatgaatCAAAGATAAACTTTTACCTTGTAACGaaaattatttacatttttaacagAGGCTCAATAGACTAAACAGAACACTTAGGATATACGGAACTAATACAgaagtgcattattatgcactattaagTAGAGAGCACTAAcatgctaataatcagagagcgcgcTAAGGTTcgttaatggcatgccactaatatcctagtagttctaatctCGTCTAGTTGGGCAAATTATATCATGCacacatatcacttttacacttttcgcataatgcttttacatactttacaatttaatccttgtaccaataATCCGTATACTTATATCTTCACTatctttaatacatgtaatatttttctaaattcattattcatccataatttactaataatctTTATCATGTATTTCACTTatcacttttatatattttgtaatttagtcctcaGTACAAAATTTCATGTAgcaatatattttacttttaataacacatataacataaTTCAATACTTATTAATATTCCAGAATTCACTACAACGTCAATGTTTCTCATTCTAAGTGTTATGCACTTCACTTCTCTATTTCTagtataaaatttttcaaatttatgatttaacccttaatttccacaatttaggaaataattttagtttgaattacaaaattcatatattattttattatttcactatgtactttattatcaatattttcttGTAAACCTTTATAACTTTCCAATTTAATCGCCTTTTATCATAAAAGTTCTctattcattattaaataaatttttacttaatttacataattaattccactatctcattttccatatcaaatttctatgtattttacttgtattatttCCACCACATATATTTCTCAagtctttcaatttagtcattgtttccataaaatttcacattttctcataATTTCACTTATCTAATCCTTTGTATATTTTTGCTAACACATAACCCAACTATTAcacttttattataatttcctcATTCACTTAAGAAATTATTtcacactatatatatattttacttaattaccaCTTACtttacaaaaatcacattttaatcctCAAATAACAAGAAAGTTCATGGGTACTTACCTCTTTTCTATCAAAATCTCTTGTTTTTCTCTTCTCCTGCCACTTGATTCACTCACTCAACTTCTCTCTTCATCATGTCAAAAACACAATATTTCCTCATGAGAAATCTCTAATTTAACACTATTTTTATGCTTTTCTATCCCTACTAAactttaaaataacataaaccTTAACATCCATACATTATTCTCTTGAAACCAAACTTTAACTTgactttctctctcctccaacttctattttcttgaatctaacttgatattctagctcctcagagtctccttattatttttctctcttgatggctatggaaattcatttgatttctaagtgaaaatggtagatttttagtaaaaggaccaaattgtaaagaaaagaaaaaaattctttcttttcttcttctcacaTTGGAACcatggaaagatgaagagaattattcatctttctttccttatatactaaataaaataataaaaaatataattaaatatcaaatcaaaatattaataaactaataattaattaattaattaatctaaatatcaccaacatcatcattacttttcaaaattatCTTCCTTACTAAATGACCGTTTTACCCATCATGATCCTTCAAAATTCCTCCATTGAATCCTCActcattttagtaaaattatgatttaacccCTCATACTtttttcacttattcaatttggtcctaattcatctattttccttagtttctaaatCCTTCCACCcttaaattattttcactattggtccttcaattttttcatatctacatttaacccttcaaattttgagtatttactattgggtcacaaaaattttctcactttttcaatttagtcatttcttgaattaatatatcataatatacttcctaaATAGATTTTGtggacataactcaaaatttccctttttgtcaatttatttcctattttactatatcaaggacaATATCtcactttcttactgtagtaactTTCGAGGTGTTACACGGGTGTtttgggcgtgtgtcccctgtaaatttgaaaaatttcaaaattttctaaaaaaattctctgagttttcggtttagtcccgacttgattctaatatgtattttgggcctcgaaggctcatataagggacaatatgattggtttatgattgatttctgatatgaatgtgaagtgatatgaaatgtctgtatttgatctgtaaattttggtaatgtttcgtaacccCGTTCCGatgacggatataggttaggggtgttaaatcCAGGCCTTTGCATTCAAACTCTCTTCACTGTCATTCTCCATATCCTCTTACTTTTTGCTCTAGCTGGGTGAATCAGCCTCCTCAACAACCATTTTCCTATCCTTTGTAATTTCCCTTTGTTGAGCATTGTATTAACAATTGATACGATGAGTGTGAAAAACATGACTTTTCAATCCTAAAGCAACACCTCAGTTGATCAAATCAACTAGACCAATAACCTAGTTGACTAAGTCAACTCTTCCACTCCACTCAACACATTCGTCCCACCCGACTTAGGTATTTCTACTAGCTTGAACTCTGCACAAATCCCTCATTCTGCCTCCGTTATTTCTAGAGCTCACCTGCAGTGTGCAAGCATTCTCCCCCACCTCAGAACAACCAGTGAGGGCATTGAGAGACCCTCTAACCTCCAACCCTATCATCTCAACTGCACCAATACGAATTACTTTCCTAAACAACTCAACTTTCCCAGCAGCAACAATGCTCCAATAATAGCTTGGTTTGACTCTTCCTCGGCCTTTTGATAATATAGCTTGTTTCTTGCAATAAGTTGTAACATGTATCACAGTCGCACGCTCTCCCCTAAACACAACTCTCATCCTGTTGGACCAAGGTTCTCATCAGCAAGCATCAAGTCCTCAACCTCATAACTCAGAAGCCCAAAAGAAATTGCGGCATCGGGAAGAGCAATTCTCTTGGCAAGAGCGTCTCTTCAAAGAGCAACATCGTATCCTTGGTTAAAGGGACGCTCAAAATAAGTAGCTTATTACAAAGCCAATAGTTACACGGGAGGTCCCAAGGCGAGAAAATTTGGAGCATTTGGAGGAGAAGGCTCAATCCACACTCTGAGAGGGTAATGATCGTAACAAATTGGAAGGTCTCTGCATGCACAATGCTGACCTCCCAGTAGCATCCTAATGCTCTCAAGGAACAATAACATCTCCATGGAAGAACAACTCAAGGCTTTCAAAGTAGAGCCAATGCAATAAGCAAACGAGGGAAGATGAGACAAATTTGTCTAGAATTACTCTAATGAACCATTGGCACTCGAAATTTTAGAAAACCACATTTTCAACTCCTTCAAGTTCCCAAAGTTATTGTACAacaaatttagggatttaaaagAACACCTTGTCTGGTACAACAACCATATGAATATATTAAGGGCTTCTGATGGAGTGAAGTGCAAAGCCTTCTCCATGACCCTTTTGCAGATGGCTTAATAATGGTACTTATCGCTACCTTGGAGGTCAAACCATTCCTTTGATCAGTTGATTGAacagtttttgagtttttttttggcTAACAAAACGCTCTAGCAATTCCTAATGTCCTTAATAACCATCCGGCAAGGAGTGAATGAATCCCTTCGTGATTATGTTAAAAGATTTAGTGTAGCCACAAGATCATGAAGGGAGTCATAGATCAGTGGGCAATCCAAGTATTAATTGTGTGGACCTCGCACCAGCATCTTATGTGCATTATCATATGAAATATCCCAACCAAACTCTCTGAtctttacaaattggtacacAAATTCTCGGAAGGAGATGAGGTTAGAAAactgaactataaaaaaaaaagagtttttgaTTGGTGCTGACGGTCAAGAGtgaatctaaattttttattttaggggatgaaattgaataataaaaatttaagagtttaaacataattttataatgtattaatttataatttcaccatttttgaaTGAATTAAACATAATCATTTTTATGGATCAAAATCAATTTCACcataaactaaattttaatttaatcatttaatagaGACTTAtatggtaaatttttttatttgagtaGGAGGGGGCAATGTCCTTGCCTCCTTAGATTCGTCTTTCCAGCCGGTACAAtgacttgaatgaaaatttttgaataattcaataattattttatatttttttcaaaaaaattaaatgactaaaacttactaatgatttaataattttcaatataatttaCCTTAAATTCTAACCTCTCAAGGCTATTGTCCACAAAGCTTAGCCCCTGCAAGCGACCCTCGAGAACCACCAACTTGATCGTAACATGTTTCTCTTAGTTTCCGAAAATGAACGGGACACGTTGACTAAAGGTTGAAGTTAATAGTGATAGACCTCTTCGTTGATGTTTGTTACCTGTTGTAAAGATCTATCAAACCTTGAAGATCCTTTACTAATTTATTATTCATTGCTTGTTGGGataaaaaaaatcgaaagaaaaaaaaattaaatttttgaaaaaagtaTATTAATCTAAACTTAcatttctctcaattttttttcattttagtattttaatttaaaataatatatttccagaataaagataattatatatttttttttcacttttccaTTCAGCCAAATACACTTTTGAATTATCTAAATTCTATGAACCTTACTCCTCCTAGTTGAGAgcccaaaattatacaaattttctcatattaatatttaaacttttttatccAATATCGATACTCAAATTATGACTCCGTTAtagatttttatcaaaaatattcaATAATACCACACAAAAAACATTGACGCATATAGCCAATGGAAACATGACAAATGTTGATGTGACaccctttaaaaatattttaaattttaaaaataacatataaaacttaaaatatatattaaaaaatacataaactttaaaatatatatataaaataaaatattttaaaactagtAAAGCTAATAAAGAACTTGAGTGCTTCACTCTATAAGTAATACTATGATTTTGTATTCTCAAGGCTCATATTTTGCAATAATTTCTAAACTTGGTCATCAAGAATATTGAAACATACATGGGGGATTGTTGTCTGTTGAGTGGACAAAAACAATTATACTCCCATTGTATGATGATATTGATAACCAATAATGATTCTGGAACCCCAACAATGATGCTTGAAAAAAAATCCTAATAAACCATTTAACCATTCCTCATGGGGGGTGGTGACACTAGACATCATAGAAGCACTGGTTCTAAGTGAATATCGAAGGTGCATGTGGCTACTCATAATTACTAATGGAATTGCTTTGCTATAAAAAGCATATATCATTGGCCAATGCAAAAAATGCTTAGCAGCAAGAATATGTAATGCTCAAATATTTGAAATGCTGTCCAATGAAGAATTTTTAGCATAAAGAAGTGCCATAACAAATGAGTTCCAAATCCATGATAAAGGAGAAACAATAGGATCCAAAAAGCAAAAAAAACAGATCAAACTTTCTTCTCGTCCAttcaaataaaactaaaacagtCATCTTTTGGCCCACTGTTTATTTCGCATTGTTGAATGAACAACGAGAAAACatgttcatatatgtatatgtaatgTAGAACAAAAAAGGAGGCGTTTACCGCACTGGTTGCTGATTGTAATggttcttctctttcttctttgcAGCAGCAAGCCTTGCACTCCTTGCAGCAGCCTCTTGTGCAGCAGCTTTTGCAGCTGCATCCATGTCTTTACTggatttcttcttcttcatagATGCCATCTTCTTTAGCCGCTCTTTCACGTCAACAGCTGATGCATCCTCCTCATTCTGTTCAGTTCCAGCAGCTTCATATGGCCCATTGGTGGCATCTGTACTCGTCAGCTGATCCTGTGATTCTTTACCCTCCTTCGATTtatccttctttttcttcttcttggcACTTTTAGACTCCCCTGGAGGATTTTCCTTCTTTTCTCCCtctccatctttcttttcttgtGCAACATCTGCAGTATAAGAGATAACAACCAAGCTTAGAAGAGACTTCCTTTATGTAGATATTTAAGCAAAGAAATTGTTCTGGACTAGAAATGCCATCCTTCATACGTGCACGGGCTTATTTACAGCCAAGCAAACAACATATAACCTTAAAAATGATAACATGTAAATATAAAAAGGTTGCGTGCATGCTTGCACTTGAgagaaaattttcagattttcaaACTTGGACTCACGAACAGCTTTAAGGTTGTTATGCATTGTGTCCCAAGAGACAACTTGAATCATCAACTACTGTTGTCGCAACAAAACCATCTAAGATTTGATTCTACTGTTATTGGAACTTAACGAAAGGAATACATAACAAAAATACCGACTTTCCACAAAAACTAGGGGCAAAATGTTGCACTAAGTTGGTTAAATTACCACGCGACTCATCCTGGCCATTGCTCTCCTTCTGTGTTACTCCAAAATCAGCAAGAAGAGCCTCCAGCTCAGCAAGCTCctttttcttcctctctttctttgAAAGTTGTCTTTCTGGCTCCTTAGGTGGCAGAGGAACTTCAGGAACCCTTTTTGGCAAAGGCTCAGGATGTACTGGAACCTCTGGTTCATGATCATGATCTTCCTCTATATCATCATCACCTTCATCTAAAATATCTTCTTCACTCTCACTATCCTGTCATCCCagatcaattaaaatttaatgagaCATAGTTTGTCCAAAGCAAACTAATTTCCGACTTTCATCCTGTATCAACTATAGTCATCCAATCATACAGGATAAATGATTTATGCTCAAGGGACTCATCTTTTTGACGGAGTAACGAAAGAACAAATGGACCTGAGACTTGGGAAGGCCCAGAAGGAAACCAAGCTGGCTCTTTGCCAGTAACTGTAGTCACAATGTTATATCTTATATGCTATTCACTTATTCTCCAAGACAATTAatccaattgtttttttttccacTTCTTCTTCAACCTTAGATTGCAAGAAGCATAAAAATGAATTTCCACTTAGAAGAGAGAACTAAAATAAAATCCGACATCGTAATGATTTATGCTTTTAAGTGACAAGACTACAATAAATCTTTAAAGTACTAAACTAAACCACAGGAATGAAAAGATACACCAATATTCCTATATATTTTGTTGACAAACAAAGAGGAAGTAAAATCCATGTCAAACAAAAATGCAGGAGTGTGAAAGTAAATTGGGTTTCCTtgaaaaaataatactataaCAAAAAGTCCAGATTTTGGGAAGCTTTTAGCAAAGTGATCCTCAAGTGCTGGGAGCACTATACTACTAAATAAATTCCattaaattagaaatatatatatagaaagaaAACCAAAGCTAAAATTCACCACTCAtgatttcaataatatcaaaataaaatatgaaagaacaagaagaaaaacaCCTTCCATGGAGAAAGACAAAACAGAATATCTTTTCACCTTAGCTAACATAATAGCTTTCTTAGTAATACAATCAGAAAAATTAGCATTCTAAAGATAAATAGATGTGCAAAGTCTTCACTATGAACTTGCATGATTTTAATCTACTTCCGGTAAAAAAAGACCTTAAGTAGCATCTATCGGCTAGTAAATTTCATAATCTCCTGAAATTCAGTAGAACCTTCTGAAAATAATTTCTATAGAAACATTCTCATATGAATTACTATCACCATAAATACCTCCAATTTAACATCCAATTTAACTATGATATATGAGAACCCAAACATCTCAACCTCACGCCGAACTCCATAGACAAATATGCTAACAGTTTAAGCCATAAAGCCATTGGTCCAACTATGGGATGCTTaaggttcattttccaatcattGACTAAGAGGCTTCCTTTCCACAATTTACCATCGCATAATCATCCTCAACCattgaaaatataacaaaataaaatcaacaagAACTTCACAAAATTACACTAACTGATTTCATAGCAGtcaaattagaagaaaaaaaacgaTCGTTTAATCAGTAAGTCAATTCACCTCTTCGTTGACGGTCTTATCTTCATGAGACGGCTCGGAGGATCCCCAAACCGACTGAGGAGGAGCGGTTGTAGCATAATAATCGTCATCGTCATCGTCATCAACATCGGCCCATGATTTGACATTAAGCGGTGCCGGAGCCCAAAAGACCTGCGGTTCAGATTCTTTTTGCGGTTGTGATTGCTGAGACTTAGAAGAAGACTTTTTAGAAGAACCTCGGTCCTTATCAGACTTCTTCTTCTTCCGTAGAGTTTCAAGAGCCGCAAACACGTTGGTGTTGTTGATCACCATAGATCCTTCGTCTCTCCTGCTTCCTCCTCCCACCATCTCTCCCTGTTCCCTcaaaatcaaataacaaaaaacAGTCGAATCGACAAATATACGAATATTCGAAAAAAAGTACTAAAAAAAACGAAGATCGAGATGCTAAAAAcgagatttgttttttttttttaaattagtgtGAGATGACGAGATGATTGTTTAGGGTTTGTTGAAAAAGGAAGTGATCGTATATAAGGAAGGTGAGTATGTTTCTGGTGAAAAAAAGCTTAGGGTTTGAAATGAAGCGTGTTTGTTTGCCGAGTGTTAGCTAAGGCCGTGGGGTAGGGTTAGGTTTATACTGGGAGTGGAGGAGATAACGTTAAATGGTTAAATGGGTAATAATAATGTGATGAAATTGGGGAGGATGATGTATGTGGGTGAGGGCAAGATGGACGAAATCAAAATAATGTGGTATTTTAAACCCACAAATGGCAAACCACAATCTATCTGATTACAATTATAATTTCTGGAAATTTCAATGCGTGGTAAAAGTCTTCAACCACATTTGTTCGCGTTCGCACAAAACAAATGTAATTTCCCCCTTTTGTTTGTTTGTAACAAATGAAAATGAGATTTCTCTTGCTTAAATTATGATAGTTatcgatttaatttttaaattttaatttctgtgGAATTGTGACAATTACCCActtactttttacattttagtttaatcaatactttttgaattttaaattataatatttaaaattatgaagagaatttgttttgttttaattttactaatttatGAACTTATATATACAAAACTCACACTAAatatattaatactttaaattaggtaaaaatatttaaaaaaatgaacaaagcAATGTATACAAGATAACCAAAtaaattttgttcatttttactattaaaaactaattCCTAAATAtcgttataaaatataaataacacCTAACATGTAATTGCTTAATCATTTCATCAgttttttattgtaaaaataaataaaactttataTCTATTGTATAGACGCTATTTTACTCTTTTTTGAGTGAAAAGACAACATATAATAATCTTTTAATACAAGTACTACCATTATacttttaccctttaaaaattaCTATTCTATCAATAAAATCTCATTAAagataaaatcattttaaaaacatttgaTAAAGGTAACATCATAGGATTCTGACAGGTCTAAAAGAACCCCAGGCTCTTTCACTTTAATTACAAAGCATATTGAAAACTCTAAATGAAGGAATTTTTTATTCCTTTAGCCAAGGAAAACCATACGAATGCAGAGCAAAATAAAGTGAATCACAATGTCAAAGCAAGCAAATCCAAGTTTAAGttgctacatatatatatatatatcatcaaacattgTAAAAGCAAGGGAGAATAATAGGGAGCAATTTTGTCTGAATAAAACTCCCCGcaataattaatttgaattttaaaaaaaaggggggggggaaaTAGTTTCTGCCACTCTCATTGTTTCCAATTTACATGTACCCTCTACATACACATCAGGCAGGGTGAAAAAAACTTTGATGCACAACTGGGTATTGTGGCTTAAACCAAAAAGGATAgtgttataatattatatatatagcaGTAAGAAAAGGCGGATAGGGCAGGCACTatcattttctttctctcttttcaaCCAACCATCTCACTTTATAACTGACTATGACTATGCCACAAAGAATAGGAAAACCATCAGGAAAAATATCAATACAAAAAATATCTTCATCATCAACCACCTGTTTGACGATATGCCGTTTAGGTACTTGAGCAATTGTCCTTGTGCTCCCTCCACTTTCGCTAAGGTGTCGTCCATGTTTTCATCAATCCTGACAACAAAACATCACCACGGTCCAGTAGTCCATATATCAGTTACAAGATGAATGCTAAGGGAAAATATCAATACATTGAACAAAATGACTTCTCAAATTTTCCCAAATACCAAACCATGATGCACACCCGATAACTAAGAGTAGCCAAATAGGAAGGACATCTGGCGTAACAACCCAGAAAACTACATTAATAATTCTGTATATAATTTTGAATACCAGGATGATAACCGCCATTTATCTTTGATTATTGAATTCTATCATTGCTTCTAACACAACTATGCAATTACATGACACTCTACTAAGTTTAAGTGCATGAGATTTTTCATAGCCTTAATAAACTATTTGGTCAAACTTCACTTGTAAGCCAAATAATTAGCTTAGTCAAATTAATCAATGACCACACTGTTGCTATAACATTAACAGAATACAGCACGCCATGACATAGAACACCTTACATAGCAAGTGATAATTTAGCAATAAAATACTTTCACATgttcaaaaaaagaagaaacctGATAGCTATTTCTCCTTGTTGAGAAACCAGAGTAGCTAGCTGGTTGAAAATGGTGCCTAGCTCATGAATTGTAGATTCTACATTTTGAAGAGCTTCAGCTCTGCTCTGCATGTAACTGTCTTGCTGGGGAACCATTTGTTGCT
The genomic region above belongs to Gossypium hirsutum isolate 1008001.06 chromosome D05, Gossypium_hirsutum_v2.1, whole genome shotgun sequence and contains:
- the LOC121217432 gene encoding nucleolin, with product MVGGGSRRDEGSMVINNTNVFAALETLRKKKKSDKDRGSSKKSSSKSQQSQPQKESEPQVFWAPAPLNVKSWADVDDDDDDDYYATTAPPQSVWGSSEPSHEDKTVNEEDSESEEDILDEGDDDIEEDHDHEPEVPVHPEPLPKRVPEVPLPPKEPERQLSKKERKKKELAELEALLADFGVTQKESNGQDESRDVAQEKKDGEGEKKENPPGESKSAKKKKKKDKSKEGKESQDQLTSTDATNGPYEAAGTEQNEEDASAVDVKERLKKMASMKKKKSSKDMDAAAKAAAQEAAARSARLAAAKKKEKNHYNQQPVR